The Amphiura filiformis chromosome 13, Afil_fr2py, whole genome shotgun sequence genome segment tttaaagcaatattataacatttctgtaaaaaatagattagtatttcttttctataaaatgttagctttttactgtccccttttaattttgagccgaacaactgagggaaagtaaagaaaatgggaatttactaccAACATCAGTGTGTATTGCACTCCTTCAGtgtgtacatactgtgttatgaacatcgcatacgtgttcaaccaatatttccatcataataataaaccatcttttatttcttaaaatctctgattttgacaaagctatagcacctaaagtcttgatttttgcagggtatcttagTTTATAAAGTACATTGCAAtcgtaaatgttacaatatggctttaagtgcaagaactgtcaaaaatgttttgctctAAGTAATGCCCTCGCATACCACATAAGAGAGCGAGTTGGCGTAgtggttgttccctcgccttgcaccactgaggtcccaggttcaagccccgCCCATGCCCAAGGTCTGtttgtgcatttggtttatcctgatccatgctcgctcttgcaggttttctccggggtctccgtttcctcctgctttcaaaattggTGATGAGTTGTTTGGTTattaaaaacttccttcacccaatggaactTGGGAAGCTgaaaaatgggtggatgttacaatctaagtgcggataggtttgcgccaggtttggctgcaaccagcctagttgatctgattgtgatgatcaaCCGTGcagtgaaattacagcgctttaatCCTGTggaaaaatgcgctatataaaatatttttattttatttatttatttgttgttcCACGTAATCTTTTGGTTTTATAAACTCGAGCTATGATCCGCTCTAAAATAGGGCAACAACTGATCAGTTAGACAAGTGATGGCTTTAATGCTTTACAGTATTAGTTGTTGGCGATAGACATCTTGGTTTGGAAGGTTAGAATCTCCTGCTGCTCACTAATTGTCTTCatatcatcgttgggcaggaaaaaacctcctatgtgtcattggcccctgaacatggttAGAGCAAAAACCTCTAAATGTAttacctgttggcagttttgttttaaacatgttcaggggccacaagcacactggatgtttttcctgcccaacaacaatatttttatgtcaaatttgATGGAGGTAAAAAGTTGGGGATCTTTATGTCCATTTTGTGTTACAAATAAGATCCCCTAAAAATAGAATACAAAAGCTCCTGTATTTAAAAGGGtcttaggccaatcaaattaaaaaaatcacccaccactgaTTGCAACAGAATCTATttcacatgcgtccatctcccaaaagctaacacataaacatatcaaaagtccaaacagtgcctaatttgcatgaatCCAAAATGTACACATGCAGGGGTTGAATTTTCAAATTTGGCCATCAAATCTTTCTAAAAACCATACCATTGTATTTCTCTTGTCCTAAGGATTCAggaaaaatatagtttgacctatctccaatgtacatttcttgagttatacggggaaaggtcaaatgtcaaaatttggactctACAGGGGGACAAAAAGTGAAAGATTCTCAGATTTTGATAtaaatggtctcatattgttccgcttgcaaaagtatttaagaaaaagaatagtttgccatatctcaggtggtttgttaccttggcagcatggcaaagaagatcaaattccattgcactgtgttgaccttgacctattttgtgatgttacctttgtaacaaaacatccaaaacaaggtaacttttgtcattttgatttattttttgccaaaggaacaatttgagatcagttggattaaaattagagcatatttcaattgtaaatgcCTATgggccccaaaatttgaccttcaaCCTTTTTGCCTATTACTCAAGAACTATATGTTggagacaggtcaaactatactttttctgaatccatatgtggagagcaatacattggtatggctgTTAATAAGAttggaccaactttgaaatttcacgcCTGCATAAgcgaccattttggatttatgcaaattaggcactatgCACCCACATTTATGTCACCATGCCACCacatggtacatgtatatattgccCTTGTTGGTTAGCCGTGTACAGATAGCACATGCATGCTTTACATCAATATGAGGATGGATGcttaaaatgaattttatttttacttgagtGTGATTTATTAGTACTGGTATCAGAAATGTTTATTCTAGAGATGGTATACTGTTTACACTTGAAATTAAATAAGCTAGAAAAGTTTGTAGTTCAAAAttcatttgttgaaataaaagttCGAACtagaaatttaaatttgaatggcTAATTATTTAGAGTGAGTTTCCGTACACTCCTGTACCCAAAGAGCCATCTCAGGTAGACTCTACCCTAAGCTAAGGCAGCAGCTTGGCATTGTAAATAAACCCCATGTGAAGTAATCCTTGTAATCTGTCATCAATCCATGTATTTACCAGGACCAGATTTACCAAAatgtggaggccccaaactcactgtgaggaaggcatgtgcactgaaATGGCCAAATTTTAGTTTATGTATACGATGTGATGGTGAAAGCATTTTAATTTTGAAGGGAGATGAGGATATTTTAGTTACGATTTTACTACATGTAGGACATTTCCAATTTTAGACTAATTGAACCCAAAATGAAGAAATGTGAATTTTGTTATTAAAGAGCCAGGGCATAGGaagcaaaattttgcaatatgaCCTTATTTGGGGCCAAAGCATGgtgtgtgttttttatttttttcagacTAAAAGGGAGATGAACAGGGCAACATTACAGCCCCTGGTCCATGTTGCCCAGTCTGAAATCCGGCCTGGATAATCATTAGAGGTTTATGAACTGTGCCATTGACCATGAGACTAAATTGACTCTTGGGGTAATGCCATAAACTGAATCCCCATAAATGGTGTGCTACTTTTTATGGTTTTTCCAGAAATGCAGATGGCTCTATCCATGGGAAAATGGGTAGACTACCCTCTGGGAAGCATATTGTTGAGTAAAATCAGGCCATATGAGATCGTGTTTGAACTCCACTGTGCACAGGGATATATCTGTGCACACTTTGGACCCTTTCGTGATAAAGCTTTTTTGTTGAAATTAGATTGCCATAACTTTATATCCACTCTAATGTAAGCTCATAATGCAGATCCAGTGTGTGCATTCCCAGTTATTATATTTATAGGAGTTAATTTAACAAGCAAATCAGTTTTGCCTAAGTGCTCCATCATATGAAGTGAACATGATATAAACCATGCTTAATGCATTGCAACAActtgcatatgtgatgcgatcaagcaaaatcagtcggaacttgggaAATATTgaattgagatatagccaaagagtttcctcttgttttggaaactctttaattgctcatatcttcggaaatggttgtttaatttcaatgtggttttctagaaaatgcagctttgtaaatgttttttactgtcccgtaagaaactgaaaatttaatatctccgagttccgacagattttgcttgatcgcatcacatatatgataTATTGTATTGGGAGTAAGATCGTGCCAATGCTTATCTAGGGTATAGAAATAAAACTTGCagttgtttgggggggggggcattttcagTTCTATGTTCACATGTTCATGATTAATACCCTCATATCAATCATGTCAAAGAGGCCCCAAATGAGGACAAACGAGTCAGAAACAATTGCCCTAAATCCCCATTAGCACCACTTTCAGCTGGAATATTTAAATATGGgctatttaaaatatcaaatgcATGTATGAAGTGATCATTTGATAGAACAGTTAAGCAACACATTTTGTTCAGAAGATCTCTGTCTGTCTCTACCTATAAAATCAATGTTATTTGAAAAATTATACTAAATTTTTTTGATGTTGTTTTAACATTTCAGATTTTGATCCACTGAGATAAAAGCCAGTGAGGATTGTGGTCTTGTATTGCTTGCTGCTTCACTCCAGGACATCTATGCTAGAGTTGACTTTCATGGTGGGTTTTTTAGTGCTCACAGACACTTAATCTAGATCTTTGAATATTGTTGTGTTTAAAGTTCTGTTATGTAAATACTTATTGGCAATGCAACGTTTGAAACCATTTACTTGTACATATTGCACACTCAATCATGCATCTTTGGCAAATTTGAAAACTCACATGAACAGACATCTTATTAAATATGTACGAGCCCATAGATGCAAATATCTGTGTTGTCAGAAAATCTTGACAAAAACTGGCGAGCTGCAAAGACAGTTCAATGGCCACAGGATGTTATGGTATCAATTTAATAATTGCTTGAAGAAAAGGacaccctatcagtgtgagtactgtgagAAATGTTTTGTTGACAGAAATCACTTTGtgcaacacatcagaactcacactaatgaGAAATTCTTTCTGTGtaaatactgtcagaaatgttttggtcATAACACTTATCTTATAAGACATATcagaattcataccaaagaaaaaccctttcagtgtgagttctgtcagaaatgttttagtcagACGAATACTCTTAAGAGCCATattagaactcataccaaagagaaacccttccagtgtgagtactgtcagaaatgttttgctaccACAAGCTACCTTGTGAAGCACACCagaattcacactaaagagaaaccctttcagtgtgagtactgtcagaaatgtttttacTTTCAGTAATCAACTTCTATGCCACATCaaaactcacactaaagaaaaaccctttcagtgcgagtactgtcagaaatgttttagttcGAACTCTCATCTTAAaaggcatatcagaactcataccaaagagaaaccctttcagtgtgagtactgtcagaaatgttttagtcagAACTGCAGTCTTAAAtggcatatcagaactcataccaaagagaaaccctttcagtgtgactactgtcagaaatgttttagtcatAACTTTCAACTAAAAacgcatatcagaactcataccaaagaaaccctttcagtgtgacttctgtcagaaatgttttagtcatAACTTTCATCTAAAAacgcatatcagaactcataccaaagagaaaccctttcagtgtgagtactgtcagaaatgttttagtcagAACATCCATCTTAAAtggcatatcagaactcataccaaagagaaaccctttcagtgtgagttctGTCAGAAACATTTTGCTAATAGAAGTTACCTTGTGtgtcacatcagaactcacactaaagagaaaccctatcagtgtgagttctgtcagaaatgttttgctaaaAAAAATGTCCTTGTaaaccatatcagaactcataccaaagagaaaccctttcagtgcgagtactgtcagaaatgttttagtcagAAGTGTGCTCTCAAAaagcatatcagaactcacatcAAAGAAAAACCCCTTTCAAtacgagtactgtcagaaatgttgtCAGAACCGCTGTCTTAAACttcatatcagaactcatactaaAGAAACGCCCTATAATTGCTTGAAATGTTTTCCGACAGAAGTTACCTTATGCGCCAACAGAACTCGCCAGAGACACtctttcagtgtgaatactgtcagaaatgttttgctagaaAAAATGTccttgttaagggatctagaatggcgtttattgcgtttcgacagtatttttgtgggacatgagagcacctcagacctatcgaattgcattctgaatctgaagcatgtctttctgatatcaaataattttcatttttgaaaatcacaaaaatacaaattttatgacaaattataaaaattttatatttttcacatttttgatatataacagtcctcgaagtaaattatataaatctaatgatatattcttaaagtgtatgtagctgggaggaaaagctgacggtcaattcaaaatattgacctttcatattgaagatatggatttttttcccaaaatgacctaattttttgttgttggtgttttgggaaaaaaaatccatatctccaatacgaaaggtcaaaatttttgtcggcttttcatcccacctacatacactttaagtataaatcatcagatttgtaaagtttacttcgagtactgttaaatatcaaaaatatcaatttttaatgatttgccataaaatgtgtattatattgcaaatttcaaaaaaatcaaaaattatttgatatcagaaggacattcttcgtattcagaatgcaattcgatatgtctgatgtgctctaatgtcccaaaataaatactgtccaaacgttcataccccatcccttaaccatATCAGAATTCATAACAAAGATTAACCCTTTCAGCGTGAATACTGTAAGATGTGTTTTGATGACAGAAGTGCCTTTGTACGCCACACTAGAACCCACATAGTTCACAGAGAAAgcctttaaagcaatattgtaacatttctgtaaaaaatagattaatatttcttttctataaaatgttagcttttactgtcagatacgtctccttttaattttgagccgaacaactgacggaaagcaaagaaaattggaatttactacaagCATCAGTGTGTATTACTCCTTCGGTGTGTACAAACTGTttttatgaacatcgcatacgtgttcaACCAATATTTTCATCCTAATAATAAACCTTCTTTTCTTAAAATCTCTGTAACAAAGCtctagcacctaaagtcttgatttttgcagtgtatcttagtttactaaagtacattgcaatcgtgtaaaaaccagaatttaaaaaaatatttagggcctcctcctcagcaaatgttacaatatggcttttagTGCAAgaactgtcaaaaatgttttgctgtAAGTAATGCCCTCGCATACcacatgaaatgaaatgaaaatcattgcattGGGAGGGGTCATTTGATGAAGTGACATGATTTCTCCCTgatttttgtaaggctgagttaTTATGTTGTATATTCAAgaactaaacacatcaaaagaaataagtccccctctcaaaattacgtcataacatcataaaataaaattttgtaccaataaaactaactgagaaataattatatgactgtttgctaagtgttgtgtgaaaatgaaagatgtcaatGACTTCATGTCTGAATGAGCCCTAAttaaagacaaaaactgcccgttCCAACAGTCACAAAGTAGGTCTaccctatgcttgttaactgcaaggtggACAAGGAATGAGACTGACCATCTTACCACTCACTGTGCTGAGGTCTGCATGATTAAGATgaggatttgcatggctgaatgatcaataATGTTCAATTATTTCAAAgctagttttattggtacaaaacgaaaccttgcAATGCAATGACGAAATATAgggagggggacttatttttgtTGATGTGTTTATATGTCAGAGACAGGTCAAACTGTACTTTTTCTGAATTTTATGAGCTGGGGGGGCATTGTTTATTGACCAGTGGGTATCTGTGAACAAAGATTAATGTACAAAGTGTCATTTTCAAGATCAAAGCACTGTACGTGTGTACATATAGCATGAATAGGGTATCTCAAACATATTTTGGTCATTTGAGAAAGAACATTTACTTCCTTTGGGAGTAAGCTCATGCCAATGCTTATCTAGGGTATAGAAATAAAACTTGCAGTTGTTTGGGGGGGCATTTTCAGTTCTATGTTCCAATGTTCATGATTAATACCCTCATATCAATCATGTCAAAGAGGCCCCAAATGAGGACAAACGAGTCAGAAACAATTGCCCTAAATCCCCATTAGCACCACTTTCAGCTGGAACATTTAAATATGGgctatttaaaatatcaaatgcATGTATGAAGTGATCATGTGATAGAACAGTTAAGCAACACATTTTGTTCAGAAGATCTCTGTCTGTCTCTACCTATAAAATCAATGTTATTTGAAAAATTATACtaaatttttttgttgttgtgtttACATTTCAGATTTTGATCCACTGAGACAAAAAAGCCAGTGAGGATTGTGGTCTTGTATTGCTTGCTGCTTCACTCCAGGACATTTATGCTAGAGTTGACTTTCATGGTGGGTTTTTAGTGCTCACAGACACTTAATATATACACTTTGAATATTGTTGTGTTTAAAGTTCTGTAATGTAAATACTTATTGGCAATGAAACGTTTGAAACCATTTACTTGTACATATTGCACGCTCAATCATTCATCTTTGGCAAATTTGAAAACCCACTTGAACAGACATCTTATTAAATACGTACGAGCCCATAGATGCAAATATCTGTGTTGTCAGAAAATCTTGACAAAAACTGGCAAGCTGCAAAGACAGTTCAATAGCCACAGGATGTTATGGTATCAATTTAATAATTGCTTGAAGAAAATGacaccctatcagtgtgagtactgtgagATATGTTTTGTTGACAGAAATCACTTTGtgcaacacatcagaactcacactaatgaGAAATTCTTACAGTGTAAATACTGTCTGAAATGTTTTAGTCATAACTCTTATCTTATAAGACATATcagaattcataccaaagaaaaaccctttcagtgtgagttctgtcagaaatgttttagtcagATGAATACTCTTAAGagccatatcagaactcataccaaagagaaaccctttcagtgtgagtactgtcagaaatgttttgctaccAGAAGCTACCTTGTGAAGCACACTagaattcacactaaagagaaaccctttcagtgtgagtactgtcagaaatgttttactttcAGTACTCAACTTGGATGCCACATCaaaactcacactaaagaaaaaccctttcagtgcgagtactgtcagaaatgttttagtttGAACTCTCATCTAAAaaggcatatcagaactcataccaaagagaaaccctttcagtgtgagtactgtcagaaatgttttagtcgGAACTGCAGTCTTAAAtggcatatcagaactcataccaaagagaaaccctttcagtgtgacttctgtcagaaatgttttagtcatAACTCTCATCTAAAAacgcatatcagaactcataccaaagagaaaccctttcagtgtgagtactgtcagaaatgttttagtcagAACATCCATCTTAAAtggcatatcagaactcataccaaagagaaaccctttcagtgtgagtactgtcagaaatctTTTAGTCATAACTTTGTTCTAAAAAGGCATATCAGaattcatactaaagagaaaccctttcaatgTGAGTTCTGTCAGAAACATTTTGCTGATAGAAGTTACCTTGTGtgtcacatcagaactcacactaaagagaaaccctatcagtgtgagttctgtcagaaatgttttgctaaaAGAAATGTCCTTGTaaaccatatcagaactcataccaaagagaaaccctttcagtgcgagtactgtcagaaatgttttagtcagAAGTGTGCTCTCAAAaagcatatcagaactcacatcAAAGAAAAAACCCTTTCAAtacgagtactgtcagaaatgttgtCAGAACCGCTGTCTTAAACttcatatcagaactcatactaaAGAAACGCCCTATAATTGCTAGAAATGTTTTGCTGACAGAAGTTACCTTATGCGCCAACAGAACTCGCCAGAGACACtctttcagtgtgaatactgtcagaaatgttttgcaagaaaaattTCCTTGTTtaaagggatctagaatgagcgtttattgtgtttcgacagtattttttgtgggacatgagagcacctcagacatttcgaattgcattctgtgTACGaatcatgtctttctgatatcaaataattttcattttttgaaaatcgcaatataatacaaattttatgacaaattataaaaattttatattttttcaaaattttgatatataacagtcctcgaagtaaattatctaaatctaatgatatattcttaaagtgtatgtagctgggaagaaaagccgacggtcaattgaaaattttgacctttcatattgaagatatggatttttttcccaaaaaggcctaatttttttttgtgtttcggggaaaaatatccatatctccaatacgaaaggtcaaaatttttgtcggcttttcatcccacctacattcactttaagtataaatcttcAGAtttgtataaatcatcagatttgtaaagtttacttgagtactgttaaatatcaaaaatatcaattttaatgatttgccataaaatgtgtattaaattgctaattaaaaaaaaaaaatcaaaattatttgatatcagaaggacattcttcgtattcagaatgcaatttgatatgtctgatgtgctctaa includes the following:
- the LOC140168261 gene encoding uncharacterized protein isoform X1; this encodes MKRLKPFTCTYCTLNHSSLANLKTHLNRHLIKYVRAHRCKYLCCQKILTKTGKLQRQFNSHRMLWYQFNNCLKKMTPYQCEYCEICFVDRNHFVQHIRTHTNEKFLQCKYCLKCFSHNSYLIRHIRIHTKEKPFQCEFCQKCFSQMNTLKSHIRTHTKEKPFQCEYCQKCFATRSYLVKHTRIHTKEKPFQCEYCQKCFTFSTQLGCHIKTHTKEKPFQCEYCQKCFSLNSHLKRHIRTHTKEKPFQCEYCQKCFSRNCSLKWHIRTHTKEKPFQCDFCQKCFSHNSHLKTHIRTHTKEKPFQCEYCQKCFSQNIHLKWHIRTHTKEKPFQCEYCQKSFSHNFVLKRHIRIHTKEKPFQCEFCQKHFADRSYLVCHIRTHTKEKPYQCEFCQKCFAKRNVLVNHIRTHTKEKPFQCEYCQKCFSQKCALKKHIRTHIKEKTLSIRVLSEMLSEPLS